In a genomic window of Halalkalicoccus sp. CG83:
- a CDS encoding DEAD/DEAH box helicase family protein, whose product MGLRDRQWDGYYPGHRDHLQDVFIPALESSIQYDRITGDFSSAVFSIFANGLETFVDNGGVVRIMTGVELFEEDVDAIERGQADDVLVDAINWDAVQDGHSDAVLEALAWLVAEGYLEFKLGAVRDEDGNVRGNEYGAWHQKMAVFTDTDGDSISIVGSPNESFKALRRNRESISVNRNWVANADEEWDEQRRVASHREEFEQLWRDNAPDSIVIELPEAIEQDLLQYKPASEPDWEAVVAEINEEFRGNEDADSDGELPDPYDYQQQAIDRFKENGNRILLEHATGAGKTWTSLFATRDIADTDSVVIVLAPTTDLVEQWDSRDNVGQFFPESRVIRCVGENPSWRKLLYQALVSEQSAALVAVSTMHPTTMRDLFDIVEDHTAPRERILIADEVHNMGAEQRREALSGFNAAGGRLGLSATPERDDEGDQFIESYFGSVRDVITLEEAIHDYEVLSEYRYYIHVVSLTGYERDEYLKLSQQIMNMYQKNRDYDDQPLLETADQHQPLRGKIMKRANIAKEAAAKDPIVADVIDDVGEKTMVFCNTRAHARRIKRAIDENSTRRVGLFFGNLSSEDRDNFREDFENGTIDTLASIDVLTEGVDVPECDSAILVANSLSEREAVQRRGRVLRKSGDGRKAVIHDFVTLPVPRELLESSDAKLSGYEIGLIKKEINRVRRMNEEAYNWEYNDLTLIRLQNALAMYQ is encoded by the coding sequence ATGGGGCTTCGCGATCGACAATGGGACGGATATTATCCCGGTCACCGTGATCATCTGCAGGACGTGTTCATTCCGGCGCTGGAGAGCAGTATCCAGTATGACCGCATCACTGGTGACTTTAGCTCTGCAGTGTTCTCGATTTTCGCGAACGGACTGGAGACCTTCGTCGACAATGGCGGCGTGGTGCGGATCATGACGGGGGTCGAGCTGTTCGAAGAGGACGTGGACGCGATCGAACGTGGGCAGGCCGATGATGTTCTGGTTGATGCGATCAACTGGGATGCCGTCCAAGACGGGCACTCGGACGCGGTCTTGGAAGCGTTAGCCTGGCTGGTCGCCGAAGGATATCTCGAGTTCAAGCTCGGGGCGGTCCGTGACGAGGACGGGAATGTCCGTGGCAACGAGTACGGTGCGTGGCACCAGAAGATGGCCGTGTTCACGGATACCGACGGCGACAGTATCTCGATCGTGGGCTCGCCGAACGAGTCGTTCAAGGCATTACGTCGAAACCGGGAGTCAATCAGCGTCAACCGGAACTGGGTGGCGAACGCAGACGAGGAATGGGATGAGCAGCGGCGGGTTGCCAGTCATCGGGAGGAGTTCGAGCAGCTGTGGCGTGACAATGCCCCGGACTCGATAGTAATCGAACTGCCGGAGGCGATCGAACAAGACCTCCTCCAGTACAAGCCTGCTTCTGAACCAGACTGGGAAGCAGTCGTGGCCGAAATCAACGAGGAGTTTCGGGGTAATGAGGACGCCGACAGTGATGGAGAGCTGCCTGACCCGTACGACTATCAGCAGCAGGCGATAGACCGGTTCAAAGAGAACGGAAACCGGATCCTGCTGGAGCACGCGACGGGCGCGGGAAAGACGTGGACTTCCCTATTTGCAACACGAGACATCGCAGACACGGACAGCGTCGTCATTGTCTTGGCACCGACCACGGACTTGGTGGAGCAGTGGGACAGCCGGGATAACGTCGGGCAGTTCTTCCCTGAGTCCCGGGTCATCCGGTGTGTCGGCGAGAACCCGAGCTGGCGGAAACTGCTCTACCAGGCGTTGGTTTCGGAGCAGTCGGCAGCGCTGGTCGCGGTCTCGACGATGCATCCGACGACAATGCGTGACCTGTTCGATATCGTGGAAGACCACACTGCACCAAGAGAGCGGATCCTCATTGCTGACGAGGTTCATAATATGGGAGCGGAACAACGACGTGAAGCACTAAGTGGGTTCAACGCGGCCGGCGGCCGCCTCGGACTGAGCGCGACACCGGAACGGGATGATGAGGGTGACCAGTTCATTGAGTCCTATTTCGGGTCGGTGCGGGATGTGATCACGCTAGAGGAGGCGATCCATGACTACGAGGTGCTGAGCGAGTACCGGTACTACATCCACGTTGTGTCCCTGACCGGGTACGAACGCGACGAGTACCTCAAACTGTCGCAACAGATCATGAACATGTACCAGAAGAATCGGGACTACGACGACCAGCCGCTGCTGGAGACGGCGGACCAGCACCAGCCGCTCCGCGGGAAGATTATGAAGCGGGCGAACATCGCGAAGGAAGCAGCGGCGAAAGACCCGATCGTTGCCGACGTGATTGATGATGTTGGGGAGAAGACGATGGTCTTCTGCAATACCAGGGCACATGCGCGGCGAATCAAACGTGCGATCGACGAAAACTCCACACGTCGCGTCGGACTGTTTTTCGGGAATCTGTCGTCGGAGGACCGTGATAACTTCCGGGAAGATTTCGAGAACGGGACAATTGATACCTTAGCGTCGATCGACGTCCTAACGGAAGGAGTGGACGTCCCGGAATGCGATTCTGCCATCCTGGTGGCAAATTCACTGTCAGAACGCGAAGCGGTTCAGCGCCGCGGACGGGTGCTCCGCAAGTCCGGAGATGGTCGGAAAGCGGTCATCCACGATTTCGTCACACTACCGGTTCCACGGGAACTGCTGGAAAGCAGCGATGCTAAACTCTCAGGCTACGAAATCGGATTGATCAAGAAAGAGATCAACCGGGTACGGCGGATGAACGAGGAAGCGTATAATTGGGAATATAATGACCTGACGCTTATTAGGTTACAAAATGCATTAGCGATGTACCAATAA
- a CDS encoding AAA family ATPase — MQLRHIEITNFRPYRAAEVDLTDADGHIHIIEGPQGAGKTSFHRAVQWGLYGGEGPTTNYKTNWNETAREEGNERMGVRIKFEEEGRDHILHREIDRFNHNRKEAHEKRVLIIDGATRREGENADEYIRDLLPEQLKDFFFLDGEMIQNLIDDDTGVEVKEDIETVLKHEAIINAREDLQSLIKDRYEPERDRIENERDERSELDDRISDLRGERRELRERREELREERQEVADNIEETREELEQYNEELIEELNTYDEEIRDLEREQRETAEQMKESWEEIHVGILSRPIEEAQEQLREQEEHYEELRSTLQKQDLVQRLQQQVQKEGECPICGNDHVQDVPDVSFKDEIEESEVELTRRITDCREKHRRLANAPRPDVSPVKAANRVQELREEIRTKEQEQDELLQEYGGRPQEGQKEQYEEMLRSLNRKQENLDEEWDEVRGRIQELDDEIEQKRNEKQRKDGEQAYKRIRAKIKAAEMAIDHLDAIRHEHIQQKRDNIKEEMNAVFKQVSQSEFIKGRYEGIDFRGEPGDEDSFVLELIKQGGERKAMDDRPPSAGEAQLTALSFIFGLNEWAKYSTTIVFDTVAGRLDLQNSKAQGDFFTTLDEGLILLVTDAELQKLRPAIKADIGKHYRIRPDAEMNSKLEVK, encoded by the coding sequence ATGCAGCTTCGCCATATCGAAATCACCAATTTCCGGCCGTACCGGGCAGCCGAAGTCGATTTGACTGATGCGGACGGCCATATCCACATCATTGAGGGACCACAAGGCGCTGGAAAGACCAGCTTCCATCGGGCAGTCCAGTGGGGGCTGTACGGCGGTGAAGGCCCGACTACGAACTACAAGACGAACTGGAACGAAACCGCCCGGGAAGAAGGCAACGAGCGGATGGGTGTCCGGATCAAGTTCGAAGAGGAGGGCCGCGATCACATCCTTCACCGAGAGATAGATCGGTTCAACCATAACCGCAAGGAAGCTCATGAGAAACGGGTGCTGATCATCGACGGTGCTACCCGACGGGAAGGCGAGAATGCGGACGAATACATCCGTGACCTGCTGCCCGAGCAACTGAAGGATTTCTTCTTTCTGGACGGTGAGATGATCCAGAACCTGATCGATGACGACACCGGGGTTGAGGTAAAGGAGGACATCGAGACGGTTCTGAAACACGAGGCAATCATCAATGCCCGTGAGGATCTGCAGTCACTGATCAAGGATCGGTACGAGCCGGAACGTGACCGGATCGAAAACGAGCGTGATGAGCGCAGCGAACTTGACGACCGTATCAGTGATTTGCGGGGGGAACGCCGCGAGCTCCGGGAGCGCCGCGAGGAACTGCGCGAAGAAAGGCAAGAGGTTGCGGACAATATTGAAGAGACCCGAGAGGAACTGGAGCAATACAACGAGGAGTTGATTGAGGAGCTGAATACGTACGACGAGGAGATCCGAGATCTGGAACGCGAACAGCGTGAGACCGCAGAGCAGATGAAGGAGTCTTGGGAGGAGATCCATGTCGGCATCCTGTCCAGGCCGATAGAAGAAGCGCAAGAGCAGCTGCGGGAACAGGAGGAACACTACGAGGAGTTGCGGTCGACGCTCCAGAAACAAGATCTCGTCCAACGACTGCAGCAGCAGGTTCAGAAGGAAGGTGAGTGCCCGATCTGCGGAAACGACCACGTCCAGGATGTTCCTGATGTCAGTTTCAAAGACGAAATTGAGGAGTCGGAGGTAGAGCTGACGCGGAGGATTACGGACTGCCGAGAGAAGCATCGGCGGCTGGCAAATGCGCCGCGACCGGATGTCTCCCCGGTCAAGGCGGCCAACCGGGTGCAAGAACTCCGGGAGGAAATCCGGACGAAAGAGCAGGAACAGGACGAACTGTTGCAGGAGTACGGTGGCCGGCCGCAGGAAGGGCAAAAGGAGCAATACGAAGAGATGCTGCGGAGTCTGAACCGAAAGCAGGAGAATCTCGACGAGGAGTGGGACGAGGTCCGTGGACGCATCCAAGAACTGGACGACGAAATCGAGCAGAAGCGAAATGAGAAGCAGCGAAAGGACGGCGAACAGGCGTATAAGCGGATCCGGGCGAAGATCAAAGCGGCCGAGATGGCGATCGACCATCTCGACGCGATCCGCCACGAGCACATCCAGCAGAAACGCGATAACATCAAGGAGGAGATGAACGCGGTGTTCAAGCAGGTGTCGCAGTCGGAGTTCATCAAGGGCCGGTACGAGGGTATCGATTTCCGGGGCGAACCCGGGGATGAGGATTCCTTCGTGCTGGAGCTAATCAAGCAAGGCGGGGAACGCAAAGCAATGGACGACCGACCGCCGTCCGCCGGTGAGGCCCAACTCACAGCCCTGAGTTTTATTTTTGGATTGAACGAGTGGGCTAAGTATTCGACCACAATCGTCTTTGACACGGTGGCTGGCCGGCTTGACCTGCAGAACAGTAAGGCACAGGGTGACTTCTTCACCACGTTGGATGAAGGATTGATCCTGCTCGTGACGGACGCGGAGCTGCAGAAGCTGCGGCCGGCGATCAAAGCAGATATCGGAAAGCACTATCGGATCCGGCCAGATGCAGAGATGAATTCGAAACTGGAGGTGAAGTAG
- a CDS encoding sensor histidine kinase, which produces MSESQQIIKQEQTRFSSDSQLLSELGERLIATRHVALAELIKNAYDADATRCNIWLENDDNELVIKDDGHGMTEAEFEDFWMTIATSNRDRNPESRRYGREVQGSKGVGRFAVRNLGLFLELRTVAYDEDADEYRRLVANFDWEEFESGTGLQEMEIRYRIEVDATAEEEGTTLQISDLQDDWTDKELKEVSDKVLDIVSAPYESSPSEIEGSGDEDPGFNVYFAPPGKGSPRTSVAQEIYDRYVAKIEISIDHNTLTYEYDYKDGEFRTYKYELDENLVGDIDGEIRWIPNRKGVLAEMRTADGRKARSWLRDNGGVRVVDNNFRMPPYGDQGNDWLGLSQSQARRARNWESPVTKALFPEGDREISESQAMLQLPRKSQLLGAVQVSSYRSQEAASAMLKDRLMPAMDRQGFVENDAYEQLVDITRGSLEILGVIDRLEQQKQKTEKAKEKKDETKSVIDSTRDYVQESDDIEESAREELLYQVEDIESQVEETHEAQKEAREAVESMNLLGVVSAFMSHETTLILDSARDMLDRWKQVPSENRSDEFQERIEQTEQAVEDFENHLRYAKMFLQQISEGEDSQFQPKPQVTKIIENFERYTDQRRIEVENAIPFGLETPEVNVGLYTGVLINLYTNAIKAVVEDGIGDDGRHVRFEAENTSNWHKIRVIDNGVGISEEERTRIFEPMYSTTNVEGPTSVGTGLGLYIVQQVIERAGGEIALVEPPNGFETAFEVRLPR; this is translated from the coding sequence ATGTCTGAGTCCCAGCAAATCATCAAGCAGGAGCAAACGCGATTCTCCAGCGACAGCCAACTCCTGTCAGAGCTGGGAGAACGTCTGATCGCCACCCGCCACGTTGCCCTCGCCGAACTTATCAAGAACGCCTACGATGCTGACGCAACACGATGCAACATCTGGCTCGAAAACGATGACAACGAACTCGTTATCAAAGACGACGGCCACGGAATGACCGAGGCGGAATTCGAGGACTTCTGGATGACCATTGCCACCTCGAACCGGGATAGAAACCCCGAATCACGGCGATACGGCCGAGAAGTCCAGGGTTCTAAAGGTGTCGGCCGGTTCGCCGTACGGAATCTCGGACTGTTCCTCGAACTCCGGACCGTCGCTTATGACGAAGACGCTGACGAGTACCGCCGCCTCGTCGCCAATTTCGATTGGGAAGAGTTTGAAAGCGGGACCGGACTCCAGGAAATGGAAATCCGCTACCGGATCGAGGTCGACGCAACCGCAGAAGAGGAAGGAACAACCCTCCAGATCTCCGATCTACAGGACGACTGGACCGACAAGGAACTCAAAGAAGTCTCGGACAAGGTACTTGACATCGTCTCGGCCCCGTACGAATCCTCACCCTCAGAAATTGAGGGAAGCGGCGATGAAGACCCCGGCTTCAACGTCTACTTCGCCCCGCCTGGCAAAGGCTCACCGCGAACCAGCGTGGCACAGGAGATTTACGACCGGTACGTCGCCAAGATCGAGATCAGCATCGACCACAACACGCTAACCTATGAGTATGACTACAAGGATGGCGAGTTCCGCACCTACAAATATGAACTCGATGAGAATCTCGTCGGCGACATCGACGGCGAAATCCGGTGGATACCAAACCGGAAAGGCGTATTAGCTGAGATGAGGACCGCCGACGGACGAAAAGCCCGTAGCTGGCTAAGAGATAACGGCGGCGTCCGCGTCGTCGACAACAACTTTCGTATGCCACCGTATGGAGACCAAGGCAACGACTGGCTCGGTCTCTCCCAGTCGCAGGCCCGACGCGCCCGGAACTGGGAGTCACCTGTCACCAAGGCGTTGTTTCCGGAAGGTGACCGAGAAATCTCTGAAAGCCAGGCCATGCTGCAGCTGCCGCGAAAAAGCCAGCTTCTCGGCGCGGTCCAAGTCTCCAGTTACCGGTCCCAGGAAGCTGCCAGCGCGATGTTGAAAGACCGGCTTATGCCGGCGATGGACCGACAGGGATTCGTCGAGAACGACGCCTACGAACAACTCGTCGACATCACGCGGGGCAGCCTCGAAATCCTCGGGGTAATCGACCGGCTCGAACAACAAAAGCAGAAGACGGAGAAAGCCAAGGAAAAAAAGGACGAGACGAAGTCGGTGATCGATTCGACCAGGGATTACGTCCAGGAAAGCGACGATATCGAGGAATCTGCGCGGGAGGAGTTGCTCTACCAGGTTGAGGACATCGAGTCTCAGGTGGAGGAGACCCACGAAGCCCAGAAAGAGGCACGGGAAGCCGTCGAGTCGATGAACCTGCTCGGTGTCGTATCCGCGTTCATGAGTCACGAGACGACCCTGATCCTGGATTCGGCCCGAGATATGCTGGATCGTTGGAAGCAGGTCCCCTCAGAGAACCGGAGCGACGAGTTTCAGGAGCGGATCGAGCAGACAGAGCAAGCGGTCGAAGATTTCGAAAACCATCTACGCTATGCGAAGATGTTCCTCCAGCAGATTTCGGAGGGCGAGGACTCTCAGTTCCAGCCAAAGCCGCAGGTTACCAAGATTATCGAGAACTTCGAACGGTATACCGATCAACGCAGAATCGAGGTAGAGAACGCGATTCCGTTCGGGCTGGAGACGCCCGAAGTGAACGTCGGGCTCTACACCGGCGTTCTGATCAACCTATATACTAACGCTATCAAAGCCGTCGTAGAGGACGGAATCGGGGACGATGGTCGTCATGTACGGTTCGAAGCTGAGAACACTAGTAACTGGCACAAGATTCGGGTAATCGATAACGGCGTCGGCATCTCAGAAGAGGAACGGACCCGGATCTTCGAG